One stretch of Argopecten irradians isolate NY unplaced genomic scaffold, Ai_NY scaffold_0252, whole genome shotgun sequence DNA includes these proteins:
- the LOC138312215 gene encoding uncharacterized protein produces the protein MNTFQEATYRYLTSDTKKTCILGHSFIRRLIARWRKEEIPLPNWSFHAFGRGGYSAFAYYRVSTLADGDENDLPVELFEEVRGRNIPYESGESGKSSSLPDKKKTENKTESVLLNMAAMLVAVAAGFDIRSAPPAPQNSKEDNRVVRRKRDSYIGNRRDAYMAAVRDSFIEPDEFSAYRFTSTAGYPHNTYHGYNVRHRPSINMEVPIRFTEQNEQNSTTPSTHTTSTITSHSTPKRQSFYSDSDTSTVISPSPYPEHRGHATLQRQTSDGSNYDTPRTSKNSHRHSVTFEDDFRPDYNRESKVNTSRHSPSNSSGSGIPSHDFDARGTPNRSSLHRSDYSSRQQESDAPPPIPPRRRINTNGDVPVPERPSTLDVGPRHRPTLVRIPPLQQNNIKVPGSEASPVQVDKNEAMYRQQDGNSDTTPYYSTRSSLSPGHTPPHIAHQTTLLDIDVEGQSQDITAPLIQPQSQFRYSDFEKHDVLY, from the exons atgaataCCTTTCAAGAAGCAACCTACCGATACCTGACCAGCGACACCAAGAAGACCTGCATCCTCGGTCACAGCTTTATCAGACGCCTCATCGCCCGATGGAGAAAAGAAGAAATACCACTACCCAATTGGTCATTCCATGCCTTCGGACGAGGTG GGTATTCcgcctttgcatattacagagttagcacccttgcag ACGGTGATGAGAACGACTTGCCTGTGGAACTTTTTGAGGAGGTCCGTGGGAGAAACATTCCATACGAGTCTGGGGAATCAGGGAAAAGTTCTTCACTTCCAGACaagaaaaaaactgaaaataaaaccGAGTCTGTGTTGCTCAATATGGCAGCCATGTTGGTTGCCGTGGCAGCAGGGTTTGACATCAGGTcggcccctcctgccccacAGAACTCAAAGGAGGACAATCGTGTTGTGCGCAGAAAAAGGGACTCGTACATAGGTAACCGACGTGATGCCTATATGGCAGCTGTGCGGGATTCATTCATAGAACCCGATGAATTCTCAGCTTATCGTTTTACCTCAACTGCCGGCTACCCACACAATACATATCATGGCTACAACGTAAGACATCGCCCAAGCATTAACATGGAGGTGCCTATAAGGTTTACTGAACAAAACGAACAAAACTCGACCACTCCCTCAACTCACACCACAAGCACAATTACATCACATTCCACACCAAAACGCCAGTCTTTTTATAGTGACAGCGACACAAGCACTGTCATATCTCCCTCACCGTACCCTGAACATCGGGGCCATGCCACGCTTCAAAGACAAACCTCAGATGGTAGTAATTACGACACACCGAGAACATCTAAAAACTCCCATAGACATTCTGTGACTTTTGAAGATGATTTCCGACCAGATTACAACAGAGAAAGTAAGGTCAATACAAGTAGACACTCTCCCTCTAATTCCTCAGGTTCTGGTATTCCATCTCACGATTTTGATGCCCGCGGCACACCTAatagatcttctttacatcgcAGTGACTATAGTTCTAGACAACAGGAGTCTGATGCTCCTCCACCTATTCCTCCTCGCCGTCGAATCAACACAAACGGAGATGTGCCAGTGCCTGAGAGGCCGTCAACGCTGGACGTGGGGCCTCGTCATAGACCAACACTCGTAAGAATACCGCCGCttcaacaaaacaacataaaGGTGCCGGGTAGTGAAGCGTCACCTGTGCAGGTGGATAAGAATGAAGCAATGTACAGGCAGCAGGATGGAAACTCTGACACCACCCCTTACTACTCAACTCGCTCGAGTCTGTCTCCTGGTCACACTCCGCCGCACATTGCTCATCAGACTACTCTCCTGGACATTGACGTGGAAGGACAAAGCCAAGACATCACCGCACCACTTATACAGCCGCAATCACAATTCCGCTACTCCGACTTtgaaaaacatgatgtactctACTGA